The DNA region GCTTTCGTAACTGGTGTCATCGCAACGGAACAGCCGCTCGGATTTCAGCGTCGTCAGGTTGAACCGATCCAGGAACGGACGGTCGCCTTGCGGCGTAGCTCCCTGCCCGGACAGGAAAATGTTGTCGCCGTTTTGCAGCATCACGGCTTGGCCATTGGGCAGTCGCTTCATTTCCGGCTGCCCCGGATTGTTGTAGCGATCCTGAATTGAAAGGTTCCAGACCAACTTCGGAGCCTGTGACGGATTGTCGGCGTTTAGCAAAAACGTGCGGCTGCGGCGCGTGTTGCGATCCATATCGCGCACCATCACCAAACCGTTTTTCTCTCCCCACATCAACCCGGCAAATCGCTGCTCGGTTTTGGTCAGTTCCACCGGCTGGCCTGTGAACGGAGCTTTCAGCATTTTCACCACATCGCGCACCGGAGCTTTTTTCTTCGTGTCACCGCCGTCCAACGCTTCCACCCAAACCAGTGTCGCGGCTTCGGTCGGTCGCCAGGCGTAACCGCGCGGGCCGGTGGGAACGCCTTCAATCGGAACCTGATCCTGCAACGGCAGGCTGGCGAATTTGTGAACCAGTTTGCCGCTGTGATCCCAGACTTCGACTTCACGCGGAAATGAATTGGCGGTTAGTGAGTACGAAAACGGGCGATGATTGCTGACAACCAGCAGGTGATTGCCATCCGGCGCGACGTCCACATTTGCATAAATTGCCGGTTTGCCAATCGCCGAAGCTTTGCCAGTGGCGGCGTTGACCATCGCCAGTTGCGAAGTGGCGTAATACTCAAACAGTTTTTCGTCATGCGGATTTTTCAGCAAATCCTGGAAAGTCACCGCCGGAGTCGCTTTGCCAAAATTTTCCTGAACCGTAGGGCCAATCGGAACGGCGGGAGCGACAGGAGCAGCGCCGCGTCCGGCAGGAATCGTTTGCACCAACAAGGTTTTGCTGTCGGGCATCCATTGCAGCGCTTCGCCGTACGCCGCATTGAGTTTGACGCCCAAAATCTTTCGCAGCTTGCCGGTGGCGGCATCGCCAATCCACAACTCGCTGCCTCCGTCTGCAATGCTGGTCACAGCGAACTGTTTTCCGTCCGGCGACCAGGACACGCTGCCGAGCTTCGCGCCCGGCGGAGTGACGACTTTGGTTTCTTTGCCGTCGGGAATGGTTTTGATCGTCACCCCCGTGAAGCGCCCAGCCATGTGCGCGGCATTGGTCTTCGGATTGATGCGATACCCTGCCAACCGCAACATCGGTTCGGCCAATTCGGCGATGGAAGGATAGCGTGATGTTTGCATCAGCAGCATTCGGTCGCGCGTAGGGCTGACCGAAACAAAGGGCGACGTGGGCGCATCCAGCACATCCAGAATCGCCTTCGGCGGTTTTTGATACGGTGTTTGTGCCGCAGCGCTGAAGCCGGGCAAGAACAAAACAAAACTCAACAGGAAAAACGAAAACTTGCGCGTGGTTCGGGTCATGACGAAACCTCCGGATTGTGGGTTGAAACTGTGGAAAGCGTTGCAGGAAGAACTGCCTGCAACTGGAAATACGGTTCCCAATCAAATCGGGTTACAAATGTGGTTCGGTGAATTGTCAGTTTACACTGCGCGCCTTATGATGCCACGCGCTGACGCGTCATCCTGCACAATCGAAGTTCAGAGTCCCGCCTTTAGGCGGAATGGCTTGGTTGCCGTGACCTGCCGCCTAAAGGCGGAACTCCGAACATGTTCCCAAGGAGGAAACTTAGTTTGATTCCAGCCCTGTTTGTCTTCGCCTATCTGGCGACGGTGCTTTACATAGGCATTTTCGCATTCCGCCGCAAAGCTGGCGATCACCCTGCGGAAGATTACTTTCTGGCCAACCGCTCGCTCGGCAATGCAGTGTTTTTACTCTCGCTATTCGGCACGAACATGACCGCCTTCGCCATTTTGGGCTCTTCGGGCCATGCGTTTGCCAACGGCATTGTGACGTATGGGTTGATGGCTTCGTCGTCGGCGCTGGTCGTTCCGTTGTCGCTGTTTTTCATCGGCACGCGCGTCTGGTCGCTGGGCAAACGATTCGGCTTTATGACGCCGGTGCAAATGTTCCGCGACCGTTGGGAATGCAGCCACATCGGCACCATCATTTCCGTCGTTCAAACCGCGCTGCTGTTGCCGTACATCATCATCGGCGTGATGGGCGGAGGCACAACGCTTTATGCCATCAGCGGCGGGCGAATTCCCTTCTGGTTGGGTGGCGCGGTCGTTGCACTGGTCGTGATGAGCTACGTCTTTTTCGGCGGCATGCGCGGAACGGCCTGGGTCAACGCCTTTCAAACCACACTGTTTCTGATTTTCGGAGCCATCGCGTTGGGAGTGATTGGCGCTGGAATGGGCGGATTCGGCAAAGCGATGAACGAGATGCTGGCGTCGCCGACGACGACTTCTCTGCTGACGCGAGAGAAAGTTTCGCCGCTGTATTTTTTCAGCTATACATTCATTCCGCTCTCTTCGATCAACTTTCCGCACATGATCATTTTCTGCCTGACCGCCGAACGTGTGCAGCATTTCAAAAAGACCGTCATTCTGTATCCGCTGTGTATGCTGGCCATCTGGCTGCCCGCAGTCTTTCTGGGCGTCGCCGCCAACCGAGCCGTCAACGTTCCCGCCATCGAACAAAAGCTGGAAGCGCGTCGAGCACTGACCGCGCTCGCACCGGCATTTTCGCCGGAACAGAGAAACGAGCTTCGCGCGAAAGCTGCCGGAGACGATGTCTTGCTGCGATTGCTGGAAGCATACGCCCCGTTGTGGCTTGCGGGTTTGCTGGGCGCAGGGATTATGGCTGCGGTGATGGCCAGCGATTCCCAGATTCTGGCGCTTTCGACCATGTTTACCGAAGACATTTTCGCCTTTTACGAAGGCAAGGAACGCTTCGGCGAAAAAGCGCAAGTGATGACCGGTCGCCTGTTCGTCGTCGGATTGACACTGATCGCCTATTTCATCGCGCTGAAATTCCCGCAGCCGATTTTCGACCTCGCCGTGTCGTATGCGTTTTCAGGATATTCGGCCTTGATGCCGCTGATGATTGCCGCACTCTTCTGGAAACGCAGCACCAAATGGGGAGCCTTGGCTTCGACTTTGTGGGCAGCCGTGAGCGTCGCCGCCATCGCCATCTTTCAATCCGTCGTGGCGGCTCCGAAAGTGATCTGGTCAATTGGCGGCTGGGAAGTGTTGGCAAGAACGCCGGGCGGGACTTCGGTGTTTGGCTTGCTACCGGTCGTGCCAATGACGATTGTCTCGGCGATTTTGATGGTTGTGGTTTCGTTGATGACCGCGAAACCCGCAGAAGAAACGATCCGGCGTTATTTTCAAAAGTCTATTTGACCAAGTAATCGCTGAGGTTCGTCAATAATCTCGTATGTCTTGCCTTGTCAATTGAGCCAATACTGCCAATGATCTTGTTACGCGGGATAATGGCGAGAAAACCAAGGCGAACTAGAGAATCCGCGACTAAACCGCTGGTGACAAAATCGCCATCCTGTTTGCGGATGATTTCGTCAAACCCGACAACTTCCTGTTGCAACTGTGTGCTGATTCCGCAGACAAGCGCATCTTGAAAAGGCGGCATCTCTCGCAAAAACAGCGCAGGTCGGTTTTTGGTTTGCCCATTAGCTTGAGGCACTGGCGTAAGAATCAAATCACCCTCGTTCATAAGCTGGGTTCCACTCCTTGATAAGGCTCAGAGAATACTCCGGCTCGTCATCCCCATAGGCCGCAGCCAGGTTCTCGGCGGAAAAATTTTGCCACTCAACCTCTTCGGGGCCAGCCGCCTGAACTACAGTCACTAACAGCTTCGTGTTTGGTAACAGATCAACCGGCTCATCAAACAAAACCTGTTTGCCATCGTAATGAGCATGCAATGTAACGTTTTCCATAGATCGTGCCTCCTTATCAATACTCTACCGCGCAAGTCCTTTGGTCAATCAAGCTAGCAGTAACGCGGCGATTGAATTCAGGCGTTTGCCGATGGCACATTCCGCCATCTTCAAGTCATAAGCAGCCTGAAGATTCAGCCAATACTGCGGCGATTGCCCCAGCGCGCGTCTGAACAACAGCGCCAGTTCCGCCGCCACAGGCCTGAGGCCACGTAATAACTGCGAGATACGCGTCGGCGTGACTCCAATCGTTCGGGCAAATTCCGCTTGCGACAATTCCAACTCCTCCAATGTCTCGCGCAGGAATTCTCCAGGATGAATTGGTGGCAGTGCGTTCTTGAACATCTTTTTCTCCAATCAACAATCTCCACATCAAAAGCGTCATCCTCTTTGAGATACCTTTTAGGCCGCCGAACATCAGCATCAGCCGCGCGCGTAGCGAAGGGTGTCGGCTGCATCGCCTGTTGGGCGCGATTGCTATTTAGTTGGTTTCAGGTCTGCATACAGCTTTCCAAATAGGTCTCTGCCTAATTTTATAAGTGACTTGCAGTAATCAAATGATGGGATTATTTCGACAAAGGGGCCTGTGGTTTTAATCATTCCGCGCTTTTGAAGATAGTTGAAGAGTGCCGGTTCTACCAACAGAAACACGTTAATTTCACCACCCATTATGAAGCGGACAAACTTCCCTTCGGGCTGTAAATAACTCCAACTGAGTCGCTTGCCTTCATGAACAATTTGATTCCTGAACCTACCAACCTCCGTTATCTCGCGCCAATGATCACTGTTAATTTCGTAACCTCTCCCTTTCAAGAGGAATTTCCTCGCACGACGTATGCCTTTATCAAAATATTCGCCGTCCTTTGGCCCCACTGTCATTCTCAGCTTTAGCCCTTCGCATAGATCGAGCAGTTTTTGCTCAACAAACGAATACCAAGTAACTACAAAACTTAGAAGGAGCAATTGCGGAAGCTCTTGCGATGCTTCAATGTACTCATCGGTGTACTGGTCTTCTAGCAGTTCCGCTTCTGCCTCGCCCATCTCGCGTGCCATATCTTCGTGGTAACGCACTTCCACTTGCTCGTAATTACAATGCAATGACTCTTGTACAAGCTCAAGATATCTGGACATTTGATCCAGTTCGTAATCTGTTAATAACTTCCTGATGTCTATTCCAGCCATAGTCGCAAAGATTTAATGGTTTACATCGGTTCTAACGCAGGGCCAGCATGAATTAGGCTGCGAATTGAAGTGTCCATATTTAGACATAATTGTCTAGTATCAGACTCCTCACTGACGATTCGGTCTTGCAAGCCAAACACGTTGAGCTAGTTTATGCTGTCGCCACCTCGCCGACCTTCGCGTGCGACTCTTCTTTCCTAAACTCCAGCGCATCATCCTGAATCGCGCCGAAGCGGATCATCATCGTGTCGAAAAAGTAATTCTGATAAAGCCGCCACGGCAGTTTGGAACCTTGGCGGGGAAAGCGATCCATCGCGCGTTGGATGTAGCCCGAAGTCAAATTCAACAACGGCATATCTTCCACCGACGGGTCGTTCAGGCGCGGCATCACCTGGCGGTAGCCGTGTTTGTCCATATAATTGAGCAACCGGCAAACATACGCGCAAAGCAAATCCGCCTTCAGCGTCCACGAAGCGTTGGTGTAGCCAAACACAAACGACAAGTTTGGGAGGCCGGTCAGCATGCAGCCTTTGTAATTCATGGATTTGTTCAATTGCACCAGTTGCCCGTCTACTGTGAGCGAAGCGCCTCCCAGCGCAACCAAATCCAGCCCCGTAGCCGTGATGATGATGTCGGCGTCCAGGTGTTCACCCGATTTCATCTTCAGTCCGGTGGGCGTGAAGGTGTCAATCAGGCCGGTGACGATGGAGGCGCGCTTTTCACGCATGGCAATAAACAGATCGCCGTCGGGAACCAGACACATTCGCTGATCCCAGGGGTTGTACGGAGGCGTGAAGTCGCGATCAATGTCGTAATCCGGCCCAAGTTCTTTACGCAATTGTTTCTTGATCAGCCGCTTGACCAATTCCGGTCGCCGCTGGGACATCTGGTAGATCAGCATTCCGAACAGCACGTTCTTCCATCGCGTCAGCGTGTACACCATTTTTTCAGGCAGCACGCGGCGCAAGGCATTGGCAACGGCGTCCGAACCGGGCAGCGAAACCATGTACGTCGGCGACCGCTGCAACATCGTCACGTGTTTGGCGGTTTCGGCCATTGCCGGAACCAGGGTCACGGCAGTAGCTCCGCTGCCGACGACCACGACGCGTTTGCCCGCGTAATTCAAATCTTCAGGCCATTTTTGTGGATGAATGATCGTCCCTCGGAACTGTTCAATGCCGGGAAACTCCGGCGTGTAGCCAGCGTCGTACCGGTAATAGCCGCTGCACATCATCAAAAAGTTACAGGTCATGGTGGAAACTTCCCCGGTTTCGCTGTGGCGACTTTCGACCGTCCAGCGCGCGGTTTCGCTTGACCATGAAGCTTTGACGACCTTTTGATTGAAACGAATCTTTTTATCCACGCCGTATTCGGCGGCGGTTTCGCGAACGTAGTTCAAAATCGAAGGGCCATCGGCAATGGCTTTGGCTTCACGCCAGGGTTTGAATTTGTATCCCATCGTGTACATATCCGAATCGGAGCGGATGCCAGGATAGCGAAACAAATCCCACGTGCCGCCAATGCCTGAGCGGCCTTCCAAAATGGCGATGGATTTGTTCGGACATTCGCGTTGTAAATGACAGGCCGCGCCGATGCCCGAAAGCCCCGCGCCAACGATCAATACGTCTACGTAATTTGAAGGATGGTTTGCCATAACTTGTTACCCAATTGATTTCATTCGTTTCGATTCAGTTCCAATCCGCAGCAGGTCTTCCCTGCCAAAGCCAGGCGATGTAATCCACCAGTGGAGGTTCGCCGCCCAATTCCCGAAGCCGAGCATTCACTTGCCCTCTGTGATACGCAGTGTGCAGCGCCACTTGTAAGGCTGTTTCGCCGACGGTCGTGATTTCGGGAGTGCGGCCAAACCGTTTCTCCACCATCGCTGCCCACGGCAAAGGCATTGGTTGCTTCAAGCTGTCTTCGTCGAGATTGTCGAGATGTGTGTTCACTTCTGCGTAATAACCTCGCGCCCAATCCTGCAAACTCCGAGCGTCGCTGAATTTTGGAAATCCATCTTCAAACGATTCGCCGCGCCAAGCCTTCAAAAATGCGCGTTGAACAACGTGCAGATGGTAGAGCACTTCCTGCAGCTTCGCGTCTTCGGTTGCCGCTGGCAACGCCAGAACGGCTTTCCAGACGGCGGCATCCGCCCATTGCATGTGTGCAAACAAGTCCAGGATCGTTGCGACGGTAATCATTTCAGTTCCTCAAACTAAAGGCTTTGCCAGCATTCCGTAGGCCTGACAGCCTATCCATTGTCGAAGTCACTCTTGCCGATGCCAAAGAGTGGGAAGCGTTTCATCTTTTCCAATGTGGTATTCGCTCTGAACCAAGCCACTGGGATAAGAACGCGTAGCGATATGGCGGAGCCGAATATCTCCCGGTAAGGAGCCAAAAAGAGGAATTCCGTCACCAATCAACACAGGGATACGCGTGATAATCAGGCGCTGAATTAATCCGGCGCGCAGGAACCGCTGAACGGTGATCCCACCATCTACATAAAGATGATGGAACCCGCGCGCCTCAAGTTGCGACACGATTTCAGAGGGATCG from Acidobacteriota bacterium includes:
- a CDS encoding S9 family peptidase, coding for MTRTTRKFSFFLLSFVLFLPGFSAAAQTPYQKPPKAILDVLDAPTSPFVSVSPTRDRMLLMQTSRYPSIAELAEPMLRLAGYRINPKTNAAHMAGRFTGVTIKTIPDGKETKVVTPPGAKLGSVSWSPDGKQFAVTSIADGGSELWIGDAATGKLRKILGVKLNAAYGEALQWMPDSKTLLVQTIPAGRGAAPVAPAVPIGPTVQENFGKATPAVTFQDLLKNPHDEKLFEYYATSQLAMVNAATGKASAIGKPAIYANVDVAPDGNHLLVVSNHRPFSYSLTANSFPREVEVWDHSGKLVHKFASLPLQDQVPIEGVPTGPRGYAWRPTEAATLVWVEALDGGDTKKKAPVRDVVKMLKAPFTGQPVELTKTEQRFAGLMWGEKNGLVMVRDMDRNTRRSRTFLLNADNPSQAPKLVWNLSIQDRYNNPGQPEMKRLPNGQAVMLQNGDNIFLSGQGATPQGDRPFLDRFNLTTLKSERLFRCDDTSYESVTTLLSDDGSKFITRYETQTTPPNYFIRTAGNNDKVALTNFPDPTPQLRGIKKQLVKYKRKDGVDLSFTLYLPPDYKEGTRLPTVVWAYPIEFGDAGTAGQISGSTNRFTTIGGISQLFFVLAGYAVLDDATMPVIGSPETMNNTYVEQIVASAEAAIDKAVEMGVTDRNRVGVGGHSYGAFMTANLLAHSDIFKAGIARSGAYNRTLTPFGFQSERRTYWEAPEMYLKVSPFMYADKIKEPILLIHGEADNNTGTHPIQSDRMFQALKGNGGNVRYVTLPFEAHGYTARESTEHTLWEMITWFDKYVKGAADSQPKAASR
- a CDS encoding sodium:solute symporter family protein, whose translation is MIPALFVFAYLATVLYIGIFAFRRKAGDHPAEDYFLANRSLGNAVFLLSLFGTNMTAFAILGSSGHAFANGIVTYGLMASSSALVVPLSLFFIGTRVWSLGKRFGFMTPVQMFRDRWECSHIGTIISVVQTALLLPYIIIGVMGGGTTLYAISGGRIPFWLGGAVVALVVMSYVFFGGMRGTAWVNAFQTTLFLIFGAIALGVIGAGMGGFGKAMNEMLASPTTTSLLTREKVSPLYFFSYTFIPLSSINFPHMIIFCLTAERVQHFKKTVILYPLCMLAIWLPAVFLGVAANRAVNVPAIEQKLEARRALTALAPAFSPEQRNELRAKAAGDDVLLRLLEAYAPLWLAGLLGAGIMAAVMASDSQILALSTMFTEDIFAFYEGKERFGEKAQVMTGRLFVVGLTLIAYFIALKFPQPIFDLAVSYAFSGYSALMPLMIAALFWKRSTKWGALASTLWAAVSVAAIAIFQSVVAAPKVIWSIGGWEVLARTPGGTSVFGLLPVVPMTIVSAILMVVVSLMTAKPAEETIRRYFQKSI
- a CDS encoding type II toxin-antitoxin system PemK/MazF family toxin yields the protein MNEGDLILTPVPQANGQTKNRPALFLREMPPFQDALVCGISTQLQQEVVGFDEIIRKQDGDFVTSGLVADSLVRLGFLAIIPRNKIIGSIGSIDKARHTRLLTNLSDYLVK
- a CDS encoding HigA family addiction module antidote protein is translated as MFKNALPPIHPGEFLRETLEELELSQAEFARTIGVTPTRISQLLRGLRPVAAELALLFRRALGQSPQYWLNLQAAYDLKMAECAIGKRLNSIAALLLA
- a CDS encoding NAD(P)/FAD-dependent oxidoreductase codes for the protein MANHPSNYVDVLIVGAGLSGIGAACHLQRECPNKSIAILEGRSGIGGTWDLFRYPGIRSDSDMYTMGYKFKPWREAKAIADGPSILNYVRETAAEYGVDKKIRFNQKVVKASWSSETARWTVESRHSETGEVSTMTCNFLMMCSGYYRYDAGYTPEFPGIEQFRGTIIHPQKWPEDLNYAGKRVVVVGSGATAVTLVPAMAETAKHVTMLQRSPTYMVSLPGSDAVANALRRVLPEKMVYTLTRWKNVLFGMLIYQMSQRRPELVKRLIKKQLRKELGPDYDIDRDFTPPYNPWDQRMCLVPDGDLFIAMREKRASIVTGLIDTFTPTGLKMKSGEHLDADIIITATGLDLVALGGASLTVDGQLVQLNKSMNYKGCMLTGLPNLSFVFGYTNASWTLKADLLCAYVCRLLNYMDKHGYRQVMPRLNDPSVEDMPLLNLTSGYIQRAMDRFPRQGSKLPWRLYQNYFFDTMMIRFGAIQDDALEFRKEESHAKVGEVATA
- a CDS encoding DinB family protein — its product is MITVATILDLFAHMQWADAAVWKAVLALPAATEDAKLQEVLYHLHVVQRAFLKAWRGESFEDGFPKFSDARSLQDWARGYYAEVNTHLDNLDEDSLKQPMPLPWAAMVEKRFGRTPEITTVGETALQVALHTAYHRGQVNARLRELGGEPPLVDYIAWLWQGRPAADWN
- a CDS encoding dihydrofolate reductase, coding for MRASVFVGTSVDGFIARPNGGLDWLPDDCEEHGYEEFMSTVDALVIGRNTYEIVLAFGAWPYDKKPVFVLSTQKLEPAPAGAVVEQLFGDPSEIVSQLEARGFHHLYVDGGITVQRFLRAGLIQRLIITRIPVLIGDGIPLFGSLPGDIRLRHIATRSYPSGLVQSEYHIGKDETLPTLWHRQE